The Rhodococcus triatomae genome includes a window with the following:
- the purE gene encoding 5-(carboxyamino)imidazole ribonucleotide mutase yields MQETATVSEQQGPRVGLIMGSDSDWPTMEAAALALAEFEVAFEVGVVSAHRTPQRMLDYAGDAAGRGIQVIIAGAGGAAHLPGMVASATPLPVIGVPVPLKYLDGMDSLLSIVQMPAGVPVATVSIGGARNAGLLAVRILGASDPALRERMTAFQSGLEQMVLEKDRALRERLLG; encoded by the coding sequence ATGCAGGAGACGGCAACGGTGAGTGAGCAGCAGGGGCCCCGTGTCGGGCTGATCATGGGGAGCGACTCGGACTGGCCCACGATGGAGGCGGCCGCGCTGGCGCTGGCCGAGTTCGAGGTCGCGTTCGAGGTGGGTGTGGTGTCGGCGCACCGCACACCGCAGCGCATGCTCGACTACGCCGGTGACGCGGCAGGCCGGGGAATCCAGGTGATCATCGCCGGCGCAGGCGGCGCGGCGCACCTCCCCGGCATGGTGGCGTCGGCGACGCCACTCCCCGTGATCGGAGTTCCGGTGCCGCTGAAGTACCTCGACGGCATGGACTCCCTGCTGTCGATCGTGCAGATGCCCGCCGGAGTGCCCGTCGCGACCGTGTCGATCGGCGGTGCCCGCAACGCCGGTCTGCTCGCGGTGCGGATCCTCGGCGCCTCGGACCCCGCCCTGCGGGAACGGATGACGGCATTCCAGAGCGGGCTCGAGCAGATGGTGCTGGAGAAGGACCGCGCTCTGCGGGAACGACTGCTCGGCTGA
- a CDS encoding 5-(carboxyamino)imidazole ribonucleotide synthase → MIGGGQLARMTHQAAVALGQSLRVLSGTAGEPAALVSPDVVLGSHTDLDALRRAAVGAHALTFDHEHVPTEHLDVLVAEGVNVQPPPQALVYAQDKLAMRRKLRELGAPVPEFAEVTWAEDVQKFGAEHGWPVVIKAVRGGYDGRGVWITGDPEEAERIVARELDRGVALMVEQKVEMRRELSAMVARSPFGQGATWPVVETVQRDGQCAVVLAPAPELSSAVAEEAEELALRIASVLGVVGAMAVELFETVDGDLVVNELAMRPHNSGHWTMDGARTSQFEQHLRAVLDYPLGDTSALVPLTVMANVLGAETAPEMSMDERVHHLFARMPDAKVHLYHKGERPHRKIGHVNLVGGAGSIDDPEYVAALRERAERAAHWLSHAEWTDGWDEHAGDGNGE, encoded by the coding sequence ATGATCGGCGGCGGGCAACTCGCCCGGATGACCCATCAGGCCGCCGTCGCGCTGGGCCAGTCCCTGCGGGTGCTCTCGGGCACCGCCGGTGAACCGGCCGCGCTCGTGAGCCCGGACGTGGTGCTCGGCAGCCACACCGACCTCGACGCACTGCGCCGGGCCGCCGTGGGCGCGCATGCGCTCACCTTCGACCACGAGCACGTCCCCACCGAGCATCTCGACGTCCTCGTCGCGGAGGGTGTCAACGTCCAGCCGCCGCCGCAGGCGCTCGTGTACGCGCAGGACAAGCTCGCGATGCGACGCAAGCTGCGGGAGCTGGGTGCGCCTGTGCCCGAGTTCGCCGAGGTGACCTGGGCGGAGGACGTGCAGAAGTTCGGTGCCGAACACGGGTGGCCGGTCGTGATCAAGGCGGTGCGCGGCGGCTACGACGGACGTGGGGTGTGGATCACCGGCGACCCGGAGGAGGCCGAACGGATCGTGGCTCGCGAACTCGACCGGGGCGTGGCGCTGATGGTCGAGCAGAAGGTGGAGATGCGGCGCGAGCTGTCGGCGATGGTCGCCCGGTCCCCGTTCGGGCAGGGCGCCACCTGGCCGGTCGTCGAGACCGTGCAGCGCGACGGACAGTGTGCGGTCGTGCTGGCCCCGGCGCCGGAGCTGTCCTCCGCGGTGGCCGAGGAGGCCGAGGAACTGGCGTTGCGGATCGCGTCCGTGCTCGGTGTCGTCGGCGCGATGGCGGTGGAGCTGTTCGAGACCGTCGACGGCGACCTGGTGGTGAACGAGCTCGCGATGCGTCCGCACAATTCCGGGCACTGGACGATGGACGGCGCGCGGACCTCCCAGTTCGAGCAGCACCTGCGAGCGGTCCTGGACTACCCCCTCGGTGACACGTCGGCGCTCGTGCCACTCACGGTGATGGCGAACGTCCTCGGAGCGGAGACGGCTCCGGAGATGAGCATGGACGAACGGGTGCACCACCTGTTCGCCCGGATGCCGGACGCGAAGGTGCACCTGTATCACAAAGGGGAGCGGCCGCACCGCAAGATCGGCCACGTGAACCTCGTCGGTGGAGCAGGATCGATCGACGACCCCGAGTACGTCGCCGCATTGCGGGAACGCGCGGAGCGTGCGGCACACTGGCTCTCGCACGCGGAGTGGACCGACGGCTGGGACGAGCATGCAGGAGACGGCAACGGTGAGTGA
- a CDS encoding sensor histidine kinase, with product MRRRILQSILGVVILIGIVLGAPLIYTAWLWVEDITRSDLQARLERMASEVVDQEGVNGVVEGELDTTALRFLTPGDGHLVVVYPSTSDPAARVDIGQGFVSAPLVESLSMGTSGSLRLEVPSGPMRTQQWQAVGAVALVVLASMAAGTAVAVLTARRLSDPLLDVADRAARLGEGDFRPDARRHGIPELDRVSDVLDSATVEISGRLQRERALVADVSHQLRSRLTAVRLRLDELSVHPDPDVVLEANEAMAQVDRLTVAIDELVRSSRNTGTETQVSVVSELGGVIEDWNPPFRDAGRELVLRGDADLQASTTGSRLREAVAVLVDNALVHGGGDCTVSVRLIQGVVRDGSPRESMVCVEVSDEGEGVSNDLAPHIFDRGFSGAGSTGVGLALARALIEADGGRLELQRRRPALFAVFLPTVRDAPPSREREPR from the coding sequence GTGCGCCGCCGCATCCTCCAGTCGATCCTCGGGGTCGTCATCCTCATCGGGATCGTTCTCGGTGCACCGTTGATCTACACCGCCTGGCTGTGGGTCGAGGACATCACTCGCAGCGACCTCCAGGCCCGTCTCGAGCGGATGGCGTCCGAGGTGGTCGATCAGGAGGGTGTCAACGGGGTCGTCGAGGGCGAGCTCGACACGACGGCGCTGCGGTTCCTCACTCCCGGCGACGGCCACCTGGTCGTCGTCTACCCGTCCACCTCCGATCCTGCGGCCCGGGTCGACATCGGTCAGGGGTTCGTCTCGGCTCCGTTGGTCGAGTCGCTCTCCATGGGCACCTCCGGGTCGCTACGCCTGGAAGTGCCGTCGGGCCCGATGCGGACCCAGCAGTGGCAGGCGGTCGGGGCGGTGGCTCTCGTGGTGCTCGCCTCGATGGCGGCGGGTACCGCTGTGGCCGTGCTGACCGCGCGCAGGCTGTCCGATCCGTTGCTCGACGTCGCGGACCGCGCCGCCCGGCTGGGCGAGGGAGACTTCCGCCCCGATGCCCGAAGGCACGGGATTCCGGAGCTGGATCGGGTCTCGGACGTACTCGATTCGGCGACGGTGGAGATCTCCGGACGGCTGCAACGCGAACGGGCGCTCGTCGCCGACGTCTCGCACCAGCTCCGGTCCCGGCTGACCGCCGTCCGGCTCCGCCTCGACGAGCTGTCCGTGCATCCCGACCCGGACGTGGTGCTCGAGGCCAACGAGGCGATGGCGCAGGTCGATCGGCTCACGGTGGCGATCGACGAGCTCGTGCGTTCCTCGCGCAACACCGGGACGGAGACTCAGGTGTCCGTGGTGAGCGAACTCGGTGGGGTCATCGAGGACTGGAACCCGCCGTTCCGGGATGCGGGTCGCGAGCTCGTTCTGCGCGGGGACGCGGATCTGCAGGCGTCGACGACCGGTTCACGGTTGCGGGAGGCCGTGGCGGTGCTGGTGGACAACGCCCTGGTGCACGGTGGCGGCGATTGCACCGTGTCGGTCCGGCTGATCCAGGGTGTGGTGCGCGACGGGTCACCGCGTGAGTCGATGGTGTGCGTCGAGGTGTCGGACGAGGGCGAGGGCGTGAGCAACGACCTGGCCCCCCACATCTTCGACCGGGGGTTCTCCGGCGCCGGGTCGACCGGGGTCGGACTGGCGCTCGCCCGCGCGCTCATCGAGGCGGACGGGGGACGGCTCGAGCTCCAGCGCCGCCGGCCCGCGCTGTTCGCGGTGTTCCTCCCGACGGTGCGCGATGCCCCACCCTCGCGCGAGCGCGAACCCCGGTAG
- a CDS encoding response regulator transcription factor — translation MTAVLLAEDDEAIAAPLSRALGREGYDVTVEQTGPSALERALEGSYDLLILDLGLPGMDGLEVCRQVRAHRSDLAVLMLTARTDEVDFVVGLDAGADDYVGKPFRLAELMARVRALLRRRGGTEDSTVEVGDIRLEPAARRVLVSGTEVALANKEYELLRVLLEHAGQVVSRDTILQEVWGDVDLRGSKTLDMHMSWLRRKIGDEGPVAERRIATVRGVGFRFNAD, via the coding sequence GTGACCGCCGTACTGCTTGCCGAGGACGATGAAGCCATCGCTGCGCCACTCTCCCGCGCGCTCGGGAGGGAGGGATACGACGTCACCGTCGAGCAGACCGGCCCGAGTGCCCTCGAGCGGGCGCTCGAGGGTTCCTACGACCTGCTCATCCTCGATCTCGGACTGCCGGGAATGGACGGCCTCGAGGTGTGCCGGCAGGTGCGCGCGCACCGCTCCGATCTGGCTGTTCTGATGCTCACCGCCCGCACCGACGAGGTGGACTTCGTCGTCGGCCTGGACGCGGGCGCCGACGACTACGTCGGCAAGCCGTTTCGTCTGGCCGAGCTCATGGCCCGGGTGCGGGCTCTGCTGCGTCGTCGTGGCGGGACGGAGGACTCGACCGTGGAGGTGGGCGACATCAGGCTGGAGCCGGCGGCGCGCCGGGTCCTGGTCTCGGGCACCGAGGTGGCGTTGGCGAACAAGGAGTACGAGTTGCTGCGGGTGCTGCTCGAGCACGCCGGGCAGGTCGTGTCCCGGGACACGATCCTCCAGGAGGTCTGGGGCGACGTGGACCTGCGCGGATCGAAAACCCTCGACATGCACATGTCCTGGTTGCGCCGCAAGATCGGTGACGAGGGCCCGGTCGCCGAGCGTCGGATCGCCACCGTGCGCGGAGTCGGCTTCCGCTTCAACGCCGACTAG
- a CDS encoding PH domain-containing protein: MGYPEDALAGDEELILHRHPHWKMLLVPAITFVLATALAGFGLGLADGGLDGSGHTAAVAAIAAVWLAVVCWRTVPPLLRWKFTHFIVTDRRVLIREGVLTHSGIDIPVARISNVQFRHGPIDRILRTGTLVIVAASDDPLEFDDIPEVQRVHGLLYHQVFDATDVRGERRGDTW; encoded by the coding sequence ATGGGATACCCGGAAGACGCGCTCGCCGGCGACGAGGAACTGATCCTCCACCGGCATCCGCACTGGAAGATGCTGCTCGTGCCGGCGATCACCTTCGTGCTCGCCACGGCGCTCGCGGGGTTCGGGCTCGGCCTCGCCGACGGTGGTCTGGACGGCTCCGGGCACACGGCGGCGGTCGCGGCGATCGCGGCGGTGTGGCTCGCCGTGGTGTGCTGGCGCACGGTACCGCCGCTGTTGCGGTGGAAGTTCACCCACTTCATCGTCACCGACCGGCGGGTGCTGATCCGGGAAGGCGTCCTCACCCACTCCGGAATCGACATCCCGGTCGCTCGTATCAGCAACGTCCAGTTCCGGCACGGGCCGATCGACCGGATTCTGCGTACCGGCACGCTGGTGATCGTCGCCGCGTCCGACGACCCGCTCGAGTTCGACGACATACCCGAGGTCCAGCGGGTGCACGGATTGCTCTACCACCAAGTGTTCGACGCGACGGACGTGCGGGGCGAGCGGCGAGGGGACACGTGGTGA
- a CDS encoding TIGR03089 family protein, translating into MPSTLTDALLDPILAADPAGPRITYYDDATGERVELSALTLANWAAKTANLLRDELGVQPGDRVAVLLPAHWQTAAVFLGIWWAGGEVALGDDLSGVEVALVTADRLDEVDAVGEVAALSLDAFGRPVADLPVGITDYASTVRVHGDQFRSAGAGAALGGAEVDEVVRSAAAEAQRLGLTPTDRVLSTAAWDTPEAVVTNLLAVLAAGASLVQVAHPADQTRRVESEKVTRQLAG; encoded by the coding sequence GTGCCCTCGACCCTCACCGACGCCCTGTTGGATCCGATCCTCGCCGCCGACCCGGCGGGCCCCCGGATCACCTACTACGACGACGCCACCGGCGAACGCGTCGAACTGTCGGCGCTGACTCTCGCCAACTGGGCCGCGAAGACCGCCAATCTCCTGCGCGACGAGCTCGGGGTCCAGCCGGGTGACCGCGTTGCCGTCCTCCTTCCCGCGCACTGGCAGACGGCCGCCGTCTTCCTCGGTATCTGGTGGGCCGGAGGGGAAGTGGCGCTCGGCGACGATCTGAGCGGCGTGGAGGTCGCACTCGTCACCGCGGACCGGCTGGACGAGGTCGATGCCGTCGGCGAGGTCGCCGCGCTCTCGCTCGACGCCTTCGGGCGACCCGTCGCCGACCTGCCGGTGGGCATCACCGACTACGCGAGCACCGTGCGGGTGCACGGCGACCAGTTCCGCAGTGCGGGTGCCGGTGCCGCGCTCGGCGGGGCGGAGGTCGACGAGGTCGTGCGCTCCGCCGCTGCCGAGGCGCAGCGCCTGGGACTGACGCCGACGGACCGGGTTCTGTCGACGGCGGCGTGGGACACCCCGGAAGCGGTGGTGACGAATCTGCTGGCCGTCCTGGCGGCGGGTGCGTCACTGGTGCAGGTGGCCCATCCTGCCGACCAGACCCGCCGGGTCGAATCCGAGAAGGTCACCCGGCAACTCGCCGGGTGA
- a CDS encoding FtsX-like permease family protein produces the protein MKRLAIAQVRAHAGRYLASVLAVVIAVAFLVATAVLGATSRASVTESLAAQYAATDVVVGGDDTAALVGAEEVAALPGVAAVAEDVEAPVRVARTGADRAYGQAVSLAGENVLRWQRLESGRFPAAAGEVAVGSGHDIAVGTELTVLPASASAADPAGSTVRVVGVVDLSGTAQRLDGLTVYAPVDVVRDWSGGAAGHLRIAGDGSRSIPQLLDDVRAAVPDGTTVATGTEAADAAAGRFLGGADLLRNVLLAFGAIAAVVAVLVIANTFAVLLAARTRELALLRCVGATATQVRRSLRIEAAVVGVVASALGVLAGIGLAWAVTVLATTLDAPIPLSTLRVGGATVAAGVAVGILMTLIAASAPGRAATRVAPLAALHPAESTPESAHTSSARRIVGVLVLVAGVGATILGVRGENVLVACAGGLASFLGVVLLIQRIVPVLLGRTGSVLARIGGPVGALAAGNSRRHPRRTSATATALLIGIALTSTLVVGIGTVKAAAPSALDEQFPFDVGVSSVGDAGLPADLPEHLGEVDGVAAVAVLDAAEVTTGDGAVVAARGVEPSELARVARVDLTLPEPGRMVLADADIAELGTADGASLTVHGSAGERTLVVVRAAADQPPLLTVSDLRALADTVWTDSAWLRLDESLPDREQGAAVDRIGELAQELAPASEVTGVLRMRATMETILDTMLLVVGGLLSVAVLIALIGVGNTMALSVVERRRESGLLRALGLTRGGLRALLLWEAVLVSSVAAVLGVGFGLVFGVAGTASVFGTEHVALGAVPWLQLVAIVLAGGGCGLVASLLPAGRAAQTPPVAAIG, from the coding sequence ATGAAGCGGCTCGCGATCGCCCAGGTACGGGCGCACGCGGGGCGCTATCTGGCATCGGTTCTCGCCGTGGTGATCGCCGTGGCGTTCCTGGTGGCGACGGCGGTCCTCGGAGCGACCAGCCGCGCGAGTGTGACCGAATCCCTTGCGGCACAGTACGCGGCGACGGATGTCGTCGTCGGCGGTGACGACACGGCCGCTCTCGTCGGGGCCGAGGAGGTGGCCGCACTTCCCGGCGTCGCTGCTGTCGCCGAGGACGTCGAGGCGCCGGTGCGTGTCGCCCGGACGGGGGCGGACCGGGCGTACGGGCAGGCCGTGTCGCTGGCGGGCGAGAACGTCCTGCGCTGGCAGCGGCTCGAGTCGGGACGGTTCCCGGCTGCAGCGGGTGAGGTGGCCGTGGGTTCGGGGCACGACATCGCCGTCGGCACCGAGCTGACGGTGCTGCCGGCGAGTGCATCCGCGGCGGACCCCGCGGGCAGCACCGTGCGTGTGGTCGGCGTGGTCGACCTGTCGGGCACCGCCCAGCGACTCGACGGACTCACGGTGTACGCGCCCGTCGACGTGGTCCGTGACTGGTCCGGGGGTGCGGCGGGACACCTGCGGATCGCGGGGGACGGCTCCCGCTCGATTCCGCAGCTCCTGGACGACGTGCGCGCTGCCGTGCCGGACGGGACGACGGTGGCGACCGGCACCGAGGCCGCGGACGCGGCGGCCGGTCGATTCCTCGGCGGGGCGGACCTCCTGCGCAACGTGCTCCTGGCCTTCGGGGCGATCGCGGCAGTGGTGGCGGTACTGGTGATTGCCAACACGTTCGCCGTCCTGCTGGCTGCCCGCACGCGGGAGCTGGCGCTGCTGAGGTGTGTCGGTGCGACCGCGACGCAGGTGCGCCGGTCACTCCGGATCGAGGCGGCGGTCGTCGGTGTCGTGGCCTCGGCTCTCGGTGTGCTGGCCGGTATCGGCCTGGCCTGGGCGGTCACCGTGCTCGCCACCACCCTCGACGCGCCGATTCCGTTGTCCACCCTGAGGGTCGGCGGGGCGACCGTGGCTGCCGGTGTCGCCGTCGGAATCCTCATGACACTGATCGCCGCGTCCGCGCCGGGACGGGCGGCGACCCGGGTGGCGCCACTCGCTGCGCTGCACCCCGCGGAATCGACACCCGAATCCGCACACACCTCGTCGGCTCGGCGGATCGTCGGCGTGCTGGTACTCGTGGCCGGTGTCGGCGCGACGATTCTCGGAGTGAGAGGCGAGAACGTCCTCGTCGCGTGTGCGGGTGGGCTGGCGTCGTTCCTCGGGGTGGTTCTCCTGATCCAGCGGATCGTCCCGGTACTGCTGGGCCGGACCGGAAGCGTGCTCGCGCGGATCGGCGGTCCGGTAGGGGCGCTGGCGGCGGGCAATTCTCGGCGTCACCCACGCCGCACGTCGGCGACCGCCACCGCCCTGCTCATCGGCATCGCGTTGACCAGCACGCTGGTGGTGGGCATCGGCACCGTGAAGGCGGCAGCGCCGTCCGCGCTGGACGAGCAGTTCCCCTTCGACGTCGGTGTGAGCAGTGTCGGGGACGCCGGGTTGCCCGCCGACCTGCCGGAGCATCTCGGCGAGGTCGACGGCGTCGCCGCGGTCGCCGTGCTCGACGCGGCGGAGGTCACCACCGGTGACGGTGCCGTGGTGGCAGCGCGAGGGGTCGAACCGTCGGAACTGGCTCGTGTCGCACGGGTCGACCTGACACTCCCGGAACCCGGTCGGATGGTGCTCGCCGATGCGGACATCGCGGAGCTGGGGACCGCCGACGGTGCCTCGCTGACGGTGCACGGCAGCGCCGGAGAACGCACTCTCGTGGTCGTGCGGGCCGCTGCCGATCAGCCGCCGCTGCTGACGGTCTCCGACCTGCGTGCGCTGGCGGACACGGTGTGGACGGATTCCGCGTGGCTCCGACTCGACGAGTCGTTGCCGGACCGCGAGCAGGGTGCCGCCGTCGACCGGATCGGTGAGCTCGCGCAGGAGCTCGCTCCGGCGAGCGAGGTGACCGGAGTTCTCCGGATGCGCGCCACGATGGAGACGATTCTCGACACGATGCTCCTGGTGGTCGGCGGGCTGCTGTCGGTGGCCGTACTCATCGCGCTGATCGGCGTCGGCAACACCATGGCGCTGTCGGTGGTGGAGCGCCGCCGCGAATCCGGACTGCTCCGGGCCCTGGGCCTCACCCGGGGTGGCCTGCGGGCACTGCTGCTGTGGGAGGCAGTCCTCGTGTCGTCGGTCGCCGCCGTCCTCGGGGTCGGTTTCGGGCTGGTGTTCGGCGTGGCAGGTACCGCGTCGGTGTTCGGTACCGAGCACGTGGCACTCGGGGCGGTGCCGTGGCTGCAGTTGGTGGCCATCGTCCTTGCCGGAGGCGGCTGTGGGCTCGTCGCCTCCCTGCTCCCGGCCGGGAGAGCGGCGCAGACGCCGCCGGTGGCGGCCATCGGCTGA
- a CDS encoding sensor histidine kinase, whose product MTRLSAGRSKRFAPAERWYRWSARHYVWIDRLIAAALTLLCAVSTADGSVGALVVSLGMTVPLAWRRSHVVASGGLVAAFAIAHLIVIPEMLQPSAIAVPISLYALAAYGPRWSSHAGLALAVAGAAAAAVLSFDSEFRTWESLAINIALLVVFAVAVWAFGDLRRVRMKEIEGLTERARLLELEREQEAELAAVNERTRIAREMHDIVAHSLTVVIAQADGGRYGAAQDPRAAIAALETISATGRQALTDMRALLSVLRDDEARTFASTPGIDDIPTLVDEMGAGGPDVALAVSGTPRAVSVGAGLTAYRIVQESLTNVLKHAGPGARARVLLDWTGRGLEVSVHDDGRGAAALVESSPGGQGLIGMTERARLHGGTLHAGPAAGGGFRVAARLPYDEA is encoded by the coding sequence GTGACGCGGTTGTCGGCGGGGCGGTCCAAGCGGTTCGCCCCTGCGGAGCGGTGGTACCGGTGGAGTGCGCGGCACTACGTCTGGATCGACCGGCTGATCGCTGCGGCGCTCACCCTGCTCTGCGCGGTGAGTACCGCCGACGGCAGTGTCGGCGCCCTGGTCGTGTCGCTGGGAATGACGGTGCCTCTGGCCTGGCGGCGCTCGCACGTCGTGGCCTCGGGTGGACTGGTGGCGGCGTTCGCGATCGCGCACCTGATCGTGATCCCGGAGATGCTGCAGCCCTCGGCGATCGCGGTCCCCATCTCGTTGTACGCCCTCGCCGCCTACGGTCCGCGGTGGAGCAGCCATGCGGGGCTGGCGCTCGCCGTCGCGGGCGCGGCGGCCGCCGCGGTGCTCTCCTTCGATTCGGAGTTCCGGACCTGGGAATCGCTCGCGATCAACATCGCACTGCTCGTCGTGTTCGCCGTCGCGGTGTGGGCGTTCGGAGATCTGCGGCGGGTGCGGATGAAGGAGATCGAGGGGCTCACCGAGCGCGCCCGGCTGCTCGAACTCGAACGTGAGCAGGAAGCCGAACTCGCCGCGGTCAACGAGCGCACCCGGATCGCACGCGAGATGCACGACATCGTGGCACATTCGTTGACCGTCGTCATCGCCCAGGCGGACGGTGGCAGATACGGTGCCGCCCAGGATCCGAGGGCGGCGATCGCGGCGCTCGAGACCATCTCGGCGACCGGCAGGCAGGCCTTGACCGACATGCGGGCTCTGCTCAGTGTGCTGCGGGACGACGAGGCTCGCACCTTCGCGTCCACGCCGGGGATCGACGACATCCCGACCCTCGTGGACGAGATGGGCGCCGGGGGACCGGATGTCGCGCTGGCGGTCTCGGGTACGCCACGGGCGGTGTCCGTCGGTGCCGGACTGACCGCCTACCGCATCGTGCAGGAATCGCTCACCAACGTCCTCAAGCATGCCGGCCCGGGCGCGCGGGCGCGGGTTCTGCTCGACTGGACCGGGCGCGGGCTGGAGGTGAGCGTCCACGACGACGGTCGGGGTGCGGCCGCACTGGTCGAGTCGTCGCCGGGCGGCCAGGGCCTGATCGGGATGACGGAGCGGGCCCGACTGCACGGCGGGACGCTCCACGCCGGTCCGGCCGCCGGTGGGGGCTTCCGGGTCGCGGCGCGACTTCCGTACGACGAGGCATAG
- a CDS encoding GtrA family protein, producing MSFVEGVISRVPQPFRDLALRHAELVKFAIVGGTTFVIDSVIFYTLKLSILESKPVTAKIIAGVVAVIASYILNREWSFKNRGGRERHHEAFLFFGVSGIGVVLSFVPLYISSYVFNLRVPDVSLTTENIADFVSAYVIGNLLQMAFRFWAFRRFVFPEEHGAIVESHLEPGAAPLGEGDHADPLGRDDHADPLGRDDHADPLGRGELDHT from the coding sequence GTGTCATTTGTCGAAGGGGTCATTTCCCGCGTACCCCAGCCCTTCCGGGACCTTGCGCTACGTCACGCGGAACTGGTCAAGTTTGCGATCGTGGGGGGGACCACCTTCGTCATCGACTCGGTCATCTTCTACACGCTGAAGCTGTCGATCCTCGAGTCGAAACCGGTCACCGCCAAGATCATCGCGGGGGTGGTCGCGGTTATCGCGTCGTACATCCTCAACCGCGAATGGTCGTTCAAGAACCGCGGCGGACGCGAGCGCCACCACGAGGCGTTCCTGTTCTTCGGCGTCAGCGGCATCGGCGTCGTGCTCAGCTTCGTTCCGCTCTACATCTCCAGTTACGTCTTCAACCTGCGTGTGCCCGACGTGAGCCTGACGACGGAGAACATCGCCGACTTCGTCAGCGCCTACGTGATCGGCAACCTGCTGCAGATGGCGTTCCGGTTCTGGGCGTTCCGGCGCTTCGTATTCCCCGAGGAACACGGTGCGATCGTCGAGTCCCACCTCGAGCCCGGTGCCGCTCCCCTCGGTGAGGGAGACCACGCCGACCCCCTCGGCAGAGACGACCACGCCGACCCCCTCGGCAGAGACGACCACGCCGACCCCCTCGGCAGGGGCGAACTCGACCACACCTGA
- a CDS encoding response regulator, with amino-acid sequence MAVVDEIRVVLIDDQQLVRAGFRMVIDSQPDLTVVAEASDGREGLDVLSRVPADVVLMDIQMPRLDGIEATRRLAEREDAPKVVVLTTFENDEYVMSAISAGASGFLLKDVPPEQLLGALRTVYRGDAVVEPRSTRKLLRHVGPMLDSGPVPRLPEDLTPREVEVLEAMAHGLSNTEIARKFTVSETTVKTHVGRVLSKTGSRDRVQAVVFAFRVGLVRPNDLLDSPGG; translated from the coding sequence GTGGCTGTCGTGGACGAGATCCGGGTCGTGCTCATCGACGACCAACAGCTGGTGCGGGCCGGGTTCCGCATGGTGATCGACTCGCAACCGGACCTCACCGTGGTCGCGGAGGCCTCCGACGGGAGGGAGGGGCTCGACGTGCTCTCCCGGGTTCCGGCGGACGTCGTGCTGATGGACATCCAGATGCCGAGGCTGGACGGGATCGAGGCGACCCGCCGGCTCGCCGAACGTGAGGACGCCCCGAAGGTGGTCGTGCTCACCACGTTCGAGAACGACGAGTACGTGATGTCGGCGATCAGTGCGGGCGCGAGCGGGTTCCTGCTCAAGGACGTTCCGCCCGAACAACTCCTCGGGGCACTGCGGACGGTGTACCGCGGCGACGCCGTGGTCGAGCCGCGTTCGACGCGCAAGCTCCTCCGGCACGTGGGTCCGATGCTGGACTCGGGTCCGGTGCCCCGGTTGCCGGAGGACCTCACTCCCCGCGAGGTGGAGGTGCTCGAGGCGATGGCCCACGGGTTGTCCAACACGGAGATCGCCCGAAAGTTCACCGTCTCCGAGACGACCGTGAAAACCCATGTGGGAAGGGTGCTCTCGAAGACGGGTTCGCGGGATCGGGTGCAGGCAGTGGTGTTCGCCTTCCGGGTCGGCCTGGTACGACCGAACGATCTGCTCGACTCGCCAGGGGGATGA
- a CDS encoding ABC transporter ATP-binding protein, with product MTIGDVRRGTAIRARGLTKTYGAGDTAVHALAGIDVEFPTGAFTAIMGPSGSGKSTLMHCLAGLDAVSGGEVRLGDTELTGLGDRALTELRRERIGFVFQAFNLLPVLTARENMLLPMQLAGSEPAAGWMAEVVGRLGLADRLGHLPHELSGGQQQRVAVARALLPQPDVVFADEPTGNLDSRAGAEVLGLLRSSVRETGQTVVMVTHDPVAASYADRVVFIADGRLAGEIDRPTTDSVIERMRALGTDDLLRARR from the coding sequence ATGACCATCGGTGATGTGAGAAGAGGGACCGCGATCCGTGCCCGCGGTCTGACCAAGACGTACGGCGCGGGCGACACCGCAGTGCATGCCCTCGCCGGGATCGACGTCGAGTTCCCGACCGGGGCGTTCACGGCCATCATGGGGCCGTCCGGGTCGGGCAAGTCGACCCTGATGCACTGCCTGGCCGGGCTCGATGCCGTCTCCGGAGGCGAGGTCCGCCTCGGCGACACCGAGCTGACCGGCCTCGGTGACCGGGCACTGACCGAGCTGCGCCGTGAACGCATCGGGTTCGTGTTCCAGGCGTTCAATCTGCTTCCCGTCCTCACCGCGCGCGAGAACATGCTGCTGCCGATGCAGCTGGCGGGCAGTGAGCCGGCGGCCGGGTGGATGGCGGAGGTGGTCGGCCGGCTCGGGCTGGCGGATCGTCTCGGTCACCTCCCGCACGAACTGTCCGGAGGACAGCAACAGCGCGTAGCCGTGGCGCGGGCACTGCTACCGCAGCCGGACGTGGTGTTCGCCGACGAGCCCACCGGCAATCTCGACTCGCGCGCGGGCGCGGAGGTGCTCGGGTTGTTGCGGTCGAGTGTCCGTGAGACCGGTCAGACGGTGGTCATGGTGACGCACGATCCGGTGGCCGCGAGCTACGCCGATCGAGTGGTGTTCATCGCGGACGGGCGGCTGGCCGGGGAGATCGACCGGCCCACCACCGATTCGGTGATCGAGCGGATGCGCGCGCTCGGAACCGACGATCTGCTGCGGGCGCGACGATGA